In Lentimicrobium sp. L6, a single genomic region encodes these proteins:
- a CDS encoding acyltransferase family protein, which translates to MERRHDIDWLRVIAIGLLIIYHTAIGFQPWGVFIQFIQNNTFLEWIWYPMSMLNIWRIPLLFFVSGMGIAFAMRNRNLKQLFLDRTIRILMPFVFGVIAIVPIHVFIWQDYYSQELSYAPHAAHLWFLGFIYIYVFLFSSIFYYMDKNRNSKFPEKLNTIFKNPLSLLLVALTFVIESVLVNPEMYTFYAMSLHGFIMGGLAFLWGFTFVMSGSNIWHMLKKWKYIFLIFANVLFVIRLSIYDLESPNILMSLETVFWTSSVFGFANQYFNRPSKSLSYLSQAVYPVYIIHMIMQYAISYYIFPLEISAFIKYLLVFFITFLASFMVYELVLRRVKFLRPLFGMKIIL; encoded by the coding sequence ATGGAAAGAAGACATGATATAGATTGGTTGAGAGTAATTGCTATTGGCCTTTTAATTATTTATCACACTGCAATTGGATTTCAACCCTGGGGTGTATTTATCCAGTTCATACAAAATAATACTTTTTTAGAATGGATTTGGTATCCTATGTCCATGTTAAACATTTGGCGAATCCCACTTTTGTTTTTTGTATCAGGAATGGGGATTGCCTTTGCCATGCGCAATAGAAACCTTAAACAACTCTTTTTAGACAGAACCATTAGAATACTGATGCCTTTTGTTTTTGGAGTCATAGCTATTGTACCCATTCATGTTTTCATTTGGCAAGATTACTATTCTCAAGAACTCAGCTATGCTCCTCATGCTGCACATTTATGGTTTCTTGGCTTTATCTATATTTATGTTTTTCTGTTTAGCTCCATATTCTATTATATGGATAAAAATAGAAATTCCAAATTCCCCGAAAAGCTAAATACCATATTCAAAAATCCATTGTCATTACTATTGGTGGCTCTTACATTTGTTATTGAGAGTGTTTTAGTAAATCCCGAAATGTATACCTTTTATGCCATGTCTTTACACGGCTTTATTATGGGAGGATTGGCATTTCTATGGGGCTTTACATTTGTAATGTCGGGGTCAAACATTTGGCATATGCTGAAAAAATGGAAATATATATTTCTCATTTTTGCAAATGTATTATTTGTAATCAGACTATCTATTTATGATTTAGAATCCCCAAATATATTAATGAGTTTAGAAACAGTATTCTGGACCTCCTCTGTTTTCGGTTTTGCTAATCAATATTTTAACCGTCCTAGCAAATCACTAAGCTATTTAAGTCAAGCTGTGTATCCTGTTTATATCATACACATGATCATGCAGTATGCAATTTCGTATTATATTTTCCCATTGGAAATCTCTGCCTTTATTAAATACTTATTGGTCTTTTTTATTACCTTTCTTGCTTCATTTATGGTTTATGAATTGGTATTAAGGCGGGTGAAGTTTCTTCGCCCTTTATTTGGGATGAAGATTATATTATAG
- a CDS encoding ankyrin repeat domain-containing protein → MTTKINILRKTAFIISLSLIIIGGYSCEGCHTPEEQKTKTEKVEKPSMDIFAAVFMSNKKAVEQHIKIGSELNGRDAYGSTPLNIACTFGKTDIAIMLMDANADINATNADGSSPLHTAAFYCRTEIVKELLTRGADKTLINQYGSTALQSVSGPFSDVQPIYEQIAKDLGALGLRLDLERLENTRPEVAVLLSK, encoded by the coding sequence ATGACAACAAAAATCAACATTTTAAGAAAAACAGCTTTTATTATTTCACTTTCTCTTATTATTATAGGAGGGTATTCATGTGAAGGATGTCATACTCCTGAAGAACAAAAAACAAAAACGGAGAAGGTAGAAAAACCAAGCATGGATATTTTTGCAGCGGTGTTTATGAGCAATAAAAAAGCTGTAGAACAACATATAAAAATAGGTTCCGAGTTAAATGGAAGAGACGCTTATGGTTCAACTCCTTTAAATATTGCTTGTACTTTTGGCAAAACAGATATCGCTATCATGCTGATGGATGCCAATGCTGACATTAATGCAACTAATGCCGATGGCTCTTCTCCATTACACACCGCTGCTTTTTATTGTAGAACAGAAATTGTAAAAGAATTATTGACTCGTGGAGCAGATAAAACACTTATCAATCAATATGGTTCTACTGCTTTACAATCTGTTTCTGGACCATTTAGCGATGTTCAACCTATTTACGAGCAAATTGCAAAAGATTTAGGAGCATTAGGTTTAAGATTAGATTTAGAGAGACTAGAGAATACAAGACCTGAGGTTGCTGTTCTATTATCAAAATAA
- a CDS encoding ATP-binding protein, translating to MNKPNYINNLSIKNKMIAIILFITFLTISIGFTFISLWNTNRLKNEIHSGLILNAKLVASYCIAPLTFDDNQQATELLSQLKNINFIEVAILYSKDGEVFAQYYEDENHNKKSPLSINNTNTFKDDYFYITENVIFQNEQYGTLFIKANSNALIQAKRNMLIILSILLIILILLSLILANSMQKHISQPILTLSNHVNKMASNQDFSESISKKYNDEVGLLYDGFNNFLNQINIRQEERDIAMSALIESEERNQILLNFSPVGLVLSKMDGTFIEVNSSFEKILGMDNPEILKLSYHDISPKKYHLEDDKQFETLVKTGKYGPYEKEFINRNGDLVPVNLSGIILERDGEEFIWSSIEDITERKKAEEEIHELLRASKKSGIVLLSVLEDERFAREEIKKLNENLEKRVKERTQQLESANKEMEAFSYSVSHDLRAPLRHINGYIDMLRRQFPESISTIGMRYMDIIADSAHEMGQLIDDLLQFSRTGRQEMKKSDVDMNLVFEQAYQRAISNSEDRNIIWKKKKLPITYCDKSLIKQVWVNLLNNAIKFTKEKENAIIEIDYQENEKYFVFCLSDNGVGFDMKYADKLFGVFQRLHSKSEYEGTGIGLANVQRIIIRHNGEIWAKAEPNKGAAFYFTIPKC from the coding sequence AATAATTTGTCGATTAAAAATAAGATGATAGCCATTATTCTATTCATTACTTTTTTGACCATTAGTATAGGGTTTACATTCATTAGTTTATGGAATACTAACAGATTGAAAAATGAAATACATTCTGGGCTTATACTGAATGCCAAATTAGTGGCTAGTTATTGTATTGCTCCTTTAACATTTGACGATAATCAACAAGCGACCGAACTCTTATCACAATTAAAAAACATCAATTTTATCGAAGTAGCAATATTGTATAGTAAGGATGGTGAAGTATTCGCTCAATATTATGAAGATGAAAATCACAATAAAAAATCACCGCTTTCGATTAATAATACAAACACTTTTAAAGATGATTATTTTTATATAACTGAAAACGTCATTTTCCAAAATGAACAATATGGAACCCTTTTTATTAAAGCAAACTCAAATGCCCTCATTCAGGCTAAAAGAAACATGCTCATCATTCTTTCTATACTTCTGATCATTCTAATTCTATTATCATTGATTTTAGCCAATTCGATGCAGAAACACATCTCTCAGCCTATATTAACATTAAGTAATCATGTTAATAAAATGGCATCTAACCAAGATTTTTCGGAATCCATTTCAAAAAAATATAACGACGAGGTAGGTTTACTATATGATGGTTTTAATAATTTCTTAAACCAGATAAACATCAGACAAGAAGAACGAGATATTGCCATGTCCGCTTTAATTGAAAGTGAAGAACGCAATCAAATTCTCTTGAACTTCTCACCTGTGGGCCTCGTATTAAGCAAAATGGATGGCACATTTATAGAAGTTAATTCTTCTTTTGAAAAGATATTAGGAATGGATAATCCTGAAATTCTAAAGCTCAGCTATCATGATATCAGTCCTAAAAAATACCATTTGGAGGATGATAAACAATTTGAAACCTTAGTAAAAACGGGGAAATATGGTCCTTACGAGAAAGAATTCATCAATCGTAACGGAGATTTAGTTCCTGTTAATCTTAGTGGAATCATCTTAGAAAGAGATGGTGAAGAATTCATTTGGTCAAGTATTGAAGATATTACAGAACGTAAAAAAGCGGAAGAGGAAATTCATGAATTATTGAGGGCCTCTAAAAAATCTGGAATTGTTTTGCTTAGTGTTTTGGAAGACGAGAGATTTGCACGAGAAGAAATTAAAAAGCTGAACGAGAACCTAGAAAAACGAGTTAAAGAGAGAACTCAACAGCTCGAATCTGCAAACAAAGAAATGGAGGCTTTTAGTTATTCGGTTTCACATGATTTAAGAGCTCCTCTGCGGCATATTAATGGATATATAGATATGCTTAGGAGACAATTCCCAGAATCCATATCCACAATAGGTATGAGATATATGGATATCATAGCTGATTCTGCTCATGAAATGGGACAATTAATTGATGATTTACTACAGTTTTCTCGAACAGGACGGCAAGAAATGAAAAAATCAGATGTAGATATGAATTTAGTCTTTGAACAAGCCTACCAAAGAGCCATTTCCAATTCCGAAGACAGAAATATTATTTGGAAAAAGAAAAAACTTCCTATTACTTATTGCGACAAGTCTTTGATTAAACAAGTGTGGGTTAACCTTTTAAACAATGCTATAAAATTCACAAAAGAGAAGGAAAATGCAATAATTGAAATTGATTATCAAGAAAATGAAAAATATTTTGTATTTTGCCTATCCGATAATGGTGTTGGTTTTGACATGAAATATGCTGATAAATTATTCGGAGTATTTCAGCGCCTACATTCAAAATCAGAATATGAGGGAACAGGTATAGGACTAGCTAATGTTCAAAGAATTATAATACGTCACAATGGAGAAATTTGGGCTAAAGCAGAACCTAATAAAGGAGCTGCATTTTATTTCACAATACCAAAATGCTAG
- a CDS encoding glycosyl hydrolase, whose translation MKSLLNKVVILLIALILGLSVQAQKKSKEEKKNPINSQLLSGIKFRNLGPAFMSGRIADIAVNPNNPVEWYVAVGSGGVWKTSNAGTTWNPIFDKYAVYSTGCITIDPSNENRIWLGTGENVGGRHVSIGDGAYLSEDAGKSWKNMGLKKSEHISKIIVHPSNSDIIWVASQGPLWSKGGERGLYKSLDGGKTWKESLIIDEWTGVTDLQIDPRNPDILYAASWQRHRNVAAYMAGGPGTALYKSTDGGENWRKLENGIPEKDKGKIGLAISPINPDILYAAIEFERRTGAVYRSENRGETWVKMSETVSGATGPHYYQELYADPNQLDRIVLVDVRMQVSNDGGKTFTRVKEEFKHSDNHAIVFRKGDPNYMLVGCDGGIYETFDKTLNWRYIDNLPVTQFYKLALDDTEPFYNIYGGTQDNSTQVGPSRTVNAHGITNADWQIVLGGDGHQPATEPGNPNIAYAESQQGYLFRLDRKTGERVFIQPQPGKGEMAERYNWDAPILVSPHHASHIYFASQYLYKSEDRGDSWKRISGDLTKNENRFKLPIMDQTWGWDAGWDLWAMSNYNTITSISESPLKVGLICVGTDDGRIQLTKDGGENWQLIEVNRLPNCPSTAFVNDIKFDLHQENTLYVALDNHKYGDFNPYLYKSQDLGKSWNPIINGLDSVDLVWRVVQDHLKPELLFAGTEFGLYFSINGGQEWVKFKGGLPTISFRDIAIQKRENDLVAASFGRGFFVLDDYSFMRNLSEEMLEKQAYLFDSREGLWYFQSRPIGGSKKGSQGASFYVADNPEFGVTFTYLLKEESLTKKASRQKEEKELKKNKQDLVFPEWNEIEEELREIETRFWIQILDADGMILRKLAAKNKKGIHRISWNYTKESIKPIDVPDKRTENSTGQMVAPGEYFAVLVKEKEGEYIRMTDTIQFNVTKLFEGSLASASLEEMASFWKELDEVSAEHQSIQIKMKKTLEKSKKIQMAYKKSNQTSKSLSKDIYNLIKELHALDNKLNNPKVIRELEIDYRPTISKRIGTAYACVSNSSYGPTTLARENLEIAKEEMEDLMISLERSQQKINAIELRLKGLGALEIID comes from the coding sequence ATGAAATCACTTCTCAATAAAGTAGTTATCCTTTTGATAGCGCTAATCTTAGGTCTATCTGTACAAGCTCAAAAGAAAAGTAAAGAAGAAAAAAAGAACCCTATCAATTCCCAATTGCTATCAGGGATTAAATTTAGAAACTTGGGTCCTGCATTTATGTCTGGACGCATTGCAGATATTGCTGTAAACCCAAATAATCCAGTAGAATGGTATGTGGCTGTGGGCTCAGGAGGGGTATGGAAGACTTCCAATGCAGGTACAACTTGGAACCCGATTTTTGATAAATATGCAGTCTATTCTACGGGTTGTATTACCATAGACCCTTCTAATGAAAATAGAATTTGGTTAGGAACCGGAGAAAATGTGGGTGGCCGACATGTAAGTATCGGAGATGGAGCTTATCTCAGTGAAGACGCCGGAAAATCCTGGAAAAATATGGGATTGAAAAAATCTGAGCATATTTCTAAAATCATTGTTCATCCATCGAATTCCGATATTATTTGGGTGGCCAGTCAGGGACCATTATGGAGCAAAGGAGGAGAAAGAGGCTTATACAAATCTTTGGATGGTGGGAAGACTTGGAAAGAGAGTTTAATCATAGATGAGTGGACTGGCGTGACTGATTTGCAAATAGACCCTCGGAATCCTGATATACTATATGCTGCTAGTTGGCAAAGGCATAGAAATGTAGCTGCCTACATGGCTGGAGGTCCAGGAACTGCGCTTTATAAATCCACTGATGGAGGAGAAAATTGGAGGAAACTGGAAAATGGGATTCCCGAAAAAGACAAAGGTAAAATAGGTTTGGCCATCTCACCAATCAATCCAGATATACTCTATGCAGCCATTGAGTTTGAAAGAAGAACAGGAGCGGTATATCGTTCAGAGAATAGGGGAGAGACTTGGGTGAAAATGTCGGAAACGGTATCTGGGGCCACAGGCCCACACTATTATCAGGAATTATATGCTGATCCCAATCAATTGGATAGAATTGTATTGGTAGATGTGCGAATGCAAGTTTCTAATGATGGAGGAAAAACATTTACGAGAGTTAAGGAAGAATTCAAACATTCTGACAACCATGCCATTGTGTTTAGAAAAGGAGATCCTAATTATATGTTAGTAGGTTGTGATGGAGGTATTTATGAAACCTTTGATAAGACCCTCAACTGGCGTTATATTGATAATCTTCCTGTCACACAATTCTATAAATTGGCTTTGGATGATACAGAACCCTTTTATAATATTTATGGTGGAACACAAGATAATTCTACTCAGGTGGGGCCTAGTAGAACCGTAAATGCCCATGGAATTACCAATGCAGATTGGCAAATCGTTTTGGGAGGTGATGGACATCAACCGGCCACAGAACCTGGAAATCCCAATATTGCTTATGCCGAATCACAACAAGGTTATTTATTCCGATTAGATAGAAAAACAGGGGAGCGTGTTTTTATACAGCCCCAGCCTGGTAAAGGTGAAATGGCAGAGCGATATAACTGGGATGCACCTATTTTGGTAAGCCCTCATCATGCATCGCACATATATTTTGCTTCTCAGTATTTATATAAATCGGAGGATAGAGGAGATAGCTGGAAAAGAATTTCCGGCGACCTCACCAAAAATGAAAATAGATTTAAACTGCCTATAATGGATCAAACTTGGGGCTGGGATGCCGGCTGGGATTTATGGGCTATGAGTAATTATAATACCATTACATCCATTTCTGAATCACCTTTAAAAGTAGGTTTAATTTGTGTTGGAACTGATGATGGTCGCATTCAGTTGACAAAAGACGGAGGTGAGAACTGGCAATTAATTGAAGTGAATCGTTTACCTAATTGTCCAAGTACAGCGTTTGTAAACGATATTAAATTTGATTTGCATCAAGAGAATACTTTATATGTGGCTTTAGATAATCATAAATATGGCGATTTTAACCCCTACCTATATAAATCCCAAGATTTAGGAAAGTCATGGAATCCTATTATCAATGGTTTGGACTCCGTAGATTTAGTTTGGAGAGTGGTACAAGACCACCTTAAGCCTGAATTGTTATTTGCTGGGACCGAATTTGGTCTGTATTTTAGTATTAATGGGGGACAAGAATGGGTGAAGTTCAAAGGTGGATTGCCTACCATTTCCTTTAGAGATATAGCCATTCAAAAGAGAGAAAACGATTTGGTTGCAGCTTCTTTTGGTCGTGGTTTTTTCGTTTTAGATGATTATAGTTTTATGAGAAACCTCAGCGAAGAAATGCTTGAAAAGCAAGCCTATTTATTCGATTCTAGAGAGGGGCTTTGGTATTTTCAAAGCCGACCGATTGGTGGGTCCAAAAAGGGTTCTCAAGGGGCTTCCTTTTATGTAGCAGATAATCCTGAATTTGGTGTCACCTTTACTTATTTATTAAAAGAGGAGTCTTTAACGAAAAAAGCCAGCAGACAAAAAGAAGAAAAGGAATTGAAAAAGAATAAGCAAGACTTGGTGTTTCCTGAGTGGAACGAGATAGAGGAGGAGTTGAGAGAAATAGAAACTAGGTTTTGGATACAAATTCTAGATGCTGATGGTATGATTCTGAGGAAATTGGCAGCTAAAAATAAAAAGGGTATTCATAGAATAAGCTGGAATTATACTAAGGAATCTATAAAACCCATTGATGTACCTGATAAAAGAACAGAGAACTCAACGGGTCAAATGGTAGCCCCTGGAGAATATTTTGCTGTTTTAGTAAAGGAGAAAGAAGGAGAATATATAAGGATGACTGACACTATCCAGTTTAATGTTACGAAACTATTTGAAGGAAGTTTGGCTTCAGCTTCTTTAGAAGAGATGGCCTCTTTTTGGAAGGAATTGGATGAGGTTTCTGCAGAGCATCAGAGTATTCAAATTAAAATGAAAAAGACTTTAGAAAAATCTAAAAAAATACAAATGGCTTATAAAAAGTCAAATCAAACTTCCAAATCTTTGTCGAAAGATATTTATAATTTGATAAAAGAATTACATGCGCTCGATAATAAGCTTAATAATCCAAAGGTTATCAGAGAATTAGAGATAGACTATAGGCCAACCATTTCAAAAAGAATAGGAACGGCATATGCTTGCGTTAGTAATTCTTCTTATGGTCCAACCACATTGGCCAGAGAGAATTTAGAAATAGCCAAAGAGGAAATGGAAGATCTAATGATAAGCCTAGAACGAAGTCAGCAAAAAATAAATGCCATAGAGTTGAGGTTGAAGGGTTTAGGTGCTCTAGAAATCATTGATTAA
- a CDS encoding response regulator, translating to MNKLKPILLVEDDPRDAELTIMALADHNLSNRVTHVNDGVEALEFLRYQGKFADREREIPAVILLDIKMPKMDGIEVLEIIRNDNTLKTLPIVMLSSSREDPDLQKCYALGVNAYVVKPVDFKEFIDSVKNIGIFWALINEIPSNK from the coding sequence ATGAATAAACTAAAACCAATATTATTAGTTGAGGATGATCCTAGAGATGCCGAATTAACCATTATGGCTCTTGCAGATCATAATCTATCAAATAGAGTTACCCATGTAAATGATGGTGTAGAAGCTTTAGAGTTTTTACGCTACCAGGGGAAATTTGCTGATAGAGAAAGGGAAATCCCTGCTGTAATTCTCTTGGATATTAAAATGCCTAAAATGGATGGAATAGAAGTATTAGAAATTATACGTAATGATAATACACTAAAAACCCTCCCCATCGTTATGCTATCATCCTCCCGTGAGGATCCTGATTTACAAAAATGCTACGCTTTAGGTGTTAATGCCTATGTTGTAAAGCCCGTTGATTTTAAAGAATTTATAGACTCAGTAAAAAATATTGGAATATTTTGGGCTCTTATTAATGAAATCCCATCAAATAAATAG
- a CDS encoding helix-turn-helix domain-containing protein, whose translation MPNQELIDKLKQIILKHISNEKFGVAELAEESGMSRSTLLRKMQKDTGLSASQFIKKVRLEESKTLLDETDLSISEISFKVGFNSISYYIKCFKEEYELSPGEYLKKEKTAGEQIEIEKVHVNRKPYVWLIPLSVIIIGLSIWVGTIFSEEGKPIDKSIAVLPFKNDSKDSSNVYIVNGLMDAILNNLQKVKDLRVISRTSVEKYRNSNKTIAEIAEELGVSYFVEGSGQKVGDQILLNIQLIEAQRDKHIWAEQYDRKLNDIFEIQKEVASKIVQQVEVKITPAEMERIEEIPTDNIVAYDFFLQGLELLYNPTGTSLDSAIVFFSLAIEQDKDFARAYAATAMAYYYLDIFQVQKQYIEKTEFYAEKAYLLDPQSPQSLVAKAFSYMTKKEYEIAVSYFEKALEYHPNSAFVLNFLSDFYTNYIPNTEKYLEFALKGLQVDKSSNDSSASSYLYLHLSNAFIQAGFIEEALKYSNQSLAYYPQNIYSHYLKVYIEYAEHRNMEITNDKLLEVYNMDTTRLDVIQEVAKSYYILGNYKMAYHFYNKLIVAKEKYDIYLFVHENIKIAWTCKELGYEQEEHDLLEEYRVYSENDQSIYQPLLMCGYYAYINDTEKAMDNLRLFSNSDNYHLWTLFLINERHLESISSSPEFIEILEGLEKRFWERHEVLSTKLESEGLIKKRF comes from the coding sequence ATGCCAAATCAGGAATTGATAGATAAATTGAAACAGATTATTCTCAAGCATATTTCCAATGAGAAATTTGGAGTGGCAGAACTAGCAGAAGAATCTGGTATGAGTCGTTCTACTTTGCTCAGGAAAATGCAAAAGGATACAGGTTTATCTGCCAGCCAATTTATTAAGAAAGTGCGTTTAGAGGAATCTAAAACTCTTCTTGATGAGACTGATTTGAGCATATCTGAGATAAGTTTTAAGGTAGGGTTTAACAGTATTTCATATTATATTAAATGTTTTAAGGAGGAATATGAACTTTCGCCAGGAGAATATCTGAAGAAAGAAAAGACTGCAGGAGAGCAGATTGAAATAGAGAAGGTTCATGTTAATAGAAAACCATATGTTTGGTTAATTCCTCTTTCGGTTATCATCATTGGCCTTTCCATTTGGGTGGGAACGATTTTTAGTGAAGAGGGTAAGCCCATTGACAAGTCCATAGCTGTATTGCCTTTTAAAAATGACAGTAAAGACTCTAGTAATGTATATATAGTCAATGGTTTAATGGATGCCATTCTCAATAATTTGCAAAAGGTGAAAGACCTAAGGGTGATTTCACGCACATCAGTCGAGAAATACAGAAACTCAAATAAAACCATAGCTGAAATAGCTGAAGAACTTGGGGTGAGCTATTTTGTGGAAGGAAGTGGTCAAAAAGTTGGAGATCAGATTTTATTGAATATTCAATTGATAGAAGCACAGAGAGATAAGCACATATGGGCGGAGCAATATGATAGGAAACTGAATGATATTTTTGAAATTCAAAAGGAAGTAGCCTCGAAAATTGTGCAGCAAGTAGAAGTGAAAATTACACCTGCTGAGATGGAAAGGATTGAAGAAATACCTACTGATAATATTGTAGCCTACGATTTCTTCCTACAAGGACTTGAATTATTATATAATCCTACTGGAACTAGTTTAGATTCCGCTATTGTTTTCTTTTCACTTGCCATTGAACAAGATAAAGATTTTGCAAGAGCCTATGCTGCCACTGCTATGGCCTATTATTATCTAGATATCTTTCAGGTTCAAAAACAATATATAGAAAAGACCGAGTTTTATGCTGAAAAAGCGTATTTGCTTGACCCTCAATCACCACAATCATTGGTAGCCAAGGCATTTTCTTATATGACGAAGAAAGAATATGAAATCGCGGTTTCTTATTTTGAAAAGGCTTTGGAATATCATCCCAACTCGGCTTTTGTACTCAATTTCTTATCCGACTTTTATACCAATTACATACCCAATACAGAGAAATATTTAGAGTTCGCCCTAAAGGGATTACAAGTGGATAAGAGCTCTAATGACTCGTCTGCTAGCTCATACCTTTATTTACACCTGAGTAATGCTTTTATACAAGCAGGATTTATAGAAGAGGCTTTAAAATATTCCAATCAGTCTTTGGCCTACTATCCTCAGAATATCTATTCACATTATTTGAAAGTTTATATTGAGTATGCAGAGCATAGGAATATGGAGATAACGAATGATAAACTACTTGAAGTATATAATATGGATACCACACGTTTAGATGTAATACAAGAAGTGGCAAAAAGCTATTATATATTGGGTAATTATAAGATGGCTTATCATTTTTATAATAAATTAATTGTAGCTAAAGAGAAGTACGATATTTATTTATTTGTACATGAAAATATTAAAATCGCATGGACCTGTAAGGAGTTGGGCTATGAGCAAGAGGAACATGATTTGCTGGAAGAATATCGTGTTTATTCCGAGAACGATCAATCCATATACCAACCATTATTAATGTGCGGCTATTATGCCTATATAAATGATACAGAAAAAGCCATGGACAATTTGAGGTTGTTTTCAAATTCCGATAATTATCACCTTTGGACTTTGTTCTTAATCAATGAAAGACATCTGGAAAGTATTTCTTCAAGTCCTGAATTTATTGAAATTTTGGAGGGTTTGGAGAAGCGGTTTTGGGAAAGACACGAAGTGTTAAGTACAAAACTGGAAAGTGAAGGATTGATAAAAAAACGGTTCTAA
- a CDS encoding hybrid sensor histidine kinase/response regulator has product MDASSHTYGKLKILSIEDSIMDFEIIQELLEFAEFEFEMDRVENEIEFEKALSIQKYDIILSDFRLPGYGAYPALQKALEICPEIPFIIVSGSIGEETAIDLIKKGAVDYILKDKPEKLPYSIIRALEEAKEKKERKQAELELIKAKEKAEESDRLKSAFLANMSHEIRTPMNGILGFAGLLKEPNLSGEEQQNYIRIIEKSGVRMLNILNDIINISKIESGAMEIFLHDININTQLDDIYNMFKPEVEAKGFTFSVKKAFSNEEAIIKTDGEKVFSILTNLIKNAIKYSERGHIEFGYTADNRCIEFYVKDNGIGIPKNRQEDIFERFIQADVPNKKARQGAGLGLSIAKAYVEMLGGKIWITSNSMEDSSEKETGSTFYFNVPCQKESINLDKEVPEEMVRLETKARKLKILIAEDDLISEEYISIMLKKFGKEIISAKNGIEAVAACRQNPDIDLVLMDIQMPELNGYEATQQIREFNKDVYIIAQTAYALRGDKEKAIAAGCNDYLAKPILACDLKEKINKFIDAV; this is encoded by the coding sequence ATGGACGCATCAAGCCACACATATGGGAAATTAAAAATATTATCTATAGAGGATTCTATTATGGATTTTGAGATTATTCAAGAATTATTGGAATTTGCCGAATTCGAATTTGAAATGGATAGAGTTGAGAATGAAATAGAATTTGAAAAAGCACTCTCTATTCAGAAATACGATATCATCCTCTCCGATTTCAGACTACCTGGCTATGGCGCCTACCCTGCACTTCAAAAAGCACTCGAAATATGCCCCGAGATTCCCTTTATCATTGTTTCTGGTTCTATAGGTGAAGAAACCGCTATTGACCTGATCAAAAAAGGAGCTGTCGATTATATATTAAAAGATAAACCCGAGAAACTACCCTATTCTATTATCAGAGCTCTTGAGGAAGCTAAAGAAAAAAAAGAACGCAAACAAGCCGAACTAGAACTCATAAAGGCAAAAGAAAAAGCAGAGGAATCTGACAGATTGAAATCTGCCTTTTTAGCCAATATGAGCCATGAAATCCGAACTCCTATGAATGGAATACTTGGTTTTGCTGGACTTTTAAAAGAACCCAATTTAAGTGGAGAAGAACAACAAAACTATATTCGAATCATCGAAAAAAGTGGCGTTCGAATGCTTAACATTCTCAATGATATCATCAATATATCCAAAATAGAATCAGGTGCCATGGAGATCTTTCTACATGACATCAATATCAATACTCAATTAGATGATATTTATAACATGTTTAAGCCAGAGGTAGAAGCCAAAGGATTTACATTTAGCGTAAAAAAAGCCTTCTCAAACGAGGAGGCCATCATAAAAACTGATGGCGAGAAAGTATTTTCTATACTCACTAATCTGATCAAAAATGCTATTAAGTATAGCGAAAGAGGACATATAGAATTTGGATATACTGCTGATAACAGATGTATTGAATTCTATGTGAAAGATAATGGAATTGGAATCCCAAAAAATAGACAAGAAGACATATTTGAAAGATTTATTCAAGCCGATGTTCCAAATAAAAAAGCAAGACAGGGAGCAGGTTTAGGGCTTTCCATAGCTAAAGCCTATGTGGAAATGCTTGGTGGTAAAATTTGGATAACATCTAACTCTATGGAAGATTCCTCAGAAAAAGAAACAGGAAGCACCTTCTATTTTAATGTTCCTTGTCAAAAAGAATCCATAAACCTTGACAAAGAAGTTCCTGAAGAAATGGTTCGATTAGAAACCAAAGCACGTAAATTAAAAATACTGATTGCTGAGGATGACCTTATTTCAGAGGAATATATTTCTATAATGCTAAAGAAATTTGGCAAAGAGATAATCAGTGCAAAAAATGGTATCGAGGCTGTGGCTGCTTGTAGACAGAATCCTGATATTGACCTCGTATTAATGGATATCCAAATGCCTGAGTTAAATGGTTATGAAGCTACCCAACAAATTCGTGAGTTTAATAAAGACGTATATATTATCGCTCAAACAGCTTATGCCCTAAGAGGAGATAAAGAAAAGGCTATTGCCGCTGGATGTAATGATTATCTAGCAAAACCTATACTGGCTTGTGATTTAAAAGAAAAGATAAATAAGTTTATTGATGCTGTATAA